Proteins found in one Desulfovibrio sp. genomic segment:
- the pyrH gene encoding UMP kinase, whose product MPTLKYKRVLLKLSGEALAGENKTGIDPETVATICREIGTVLEMGVEMALVIGGGNIFRGLSGSAKGMERSSADYMGMLATVLNALAVQDMLEKLGYPTRVLSAITMQEVCEPFIRRRALRHMEKGRVVICAAGTGNPYFTTDTTAALRGMELKCDAIIKATKVDGIYDKDPNKYSDAVKYDSITYDETLARHLGVMDATAFALVRDNNVPIIVCRMFGGDICRAVTGESVGTIVQN is encoded by the coding sequence ATGCCCACACTGAAATACAAGCGCGTGCTGCTCAAGCTGAGCGGCGAGGCCCTGGCCGGAGAAAACAAGACCGGCATTGACCCCGAAACCGTAGCCACCATCTGCCGTGAAATCGGCACCGTGCTCGAAATGGGCGTGGAAATGGCCCTTGTGATTGGCGGGGGCAATATTTTTCGCGGGCTTTCCGGCTCGGCCAAGGGCATGGAACGTTCGTCCGCCGACTACATGGGCATGCTGGCCACTGTGCTGAACGCACTGGCCGTTCAGGATATGCTGGAAAAGCTGGGCTACCCCACGCGCGTGCTTTCGGCCATCACCATGCAGGAAGTGTGCGAGCCCTTCATCCGCCGCCGCGCCCTGCGCCATATGGAAAAGGGCCGCGTGGTCATCTGCGCCGCAGGCACCGGCAACCCCTACTTCACGACCGACACCACCGCCGCCCTGCGCGGCATGGAACTGAAGTGCGACGCCATCATCAAGGCCACCAAGGTTGACGGCATCTACGACAAAGACCCCAACAAATATTCCGATGCCGTCAAGTACGACAGCATCACATATGACGAAACACTGGCGCGCCATCTGGGCGTCATGGACGCCACGGCCTTTGCCCTTGTGCGCGACAACAACGTGCCCATCATCGTGTGCCGTATGTTTGGCGGCGACATCTGCCGCGCCGTCACCGGCGAGTCCGTAGGCACCATCGTTCAGAACTGA
- the frr gene encoding ribosome recycling factor has translation MDIDSILLDAEDRMEKAIAAQERDFSKLRTGRASTALVDGIKGDYYGTPTPISQMASVAVPDSRTVTIQPWDKGGISVIEKAILKSDLGLTPINDGKVIRIMIPPLTEDRRKDLVKVARKYTEDAKVAVRNVRRDANDSLKKLEKDKAISEDEQKKASEDVQKLTDKFVADADKKCAAKEKEIMEI, from the coding sequence ATGGATATAGACAGCATCCTTCTGGACGCCGAAGACCGTATGGAAAAGGCCATTGCAGCGCAGGAACGCGATTTTTCCAAGCTGCGCACGGGCCGCGCCTCCACCGCGCTGGTGGACGGCATCAAGGGCGACTACTACGGCACCCCAACGCCCATCAGCCAGATGGCCTCCGTTGCCGTGCCCGACAGCCGCACCGTGACTATCCAGCCATGGGACAAGGGCGGCATTTCGGTGATTGAAAAGGCCATTCTGAAGTCAGACCTGGGCCTTACGCCCATCAATGACGGCAAGGTCATCCGCATCATGATACCGCCGTTGACCGAAGACCGCCGCAAGGATCTGGTCAAGGTAGCCCGCAAATACACCGAAGACGCCAAGGTGGCGGTGCGCAACGTGCGCCGCGACGCCAATGACAGCCTGAAAAAGCTGGAAAAAGACAAGGCCATCAGCGAAGACGAACAGAAGAAGGCTTCTGAAGACGTGCAAAAGCTGACGGACAAGTTTGTGGCTGATGCCGACAAAAAGTGCGCGGCCAAAGAAAAGGAAATCATGGAAATCTAG